The following proteins come from a genomic window of Microbacterium sp. SY138:
- the upp gene encoding uracil phosphoribosyltransferase, with protein sequence MRVHVADHPLITHKLSVLRDARTPSPVFRQLTEELVTLLAYEATRNVKVSPIEITTPVTTTTGVKISEPRPIVVPILRAGLGMLEGLVKLLPTAEVGFLGMVRDETTFEPTTYAERLPDDLSDRQCFAIDPMLATGGSLAAAIQFLFDRGAKDVTAICLLGTPEGVAAIEAMAGDRDVTLVLGALDERLDEKGYIVPGLGDAGDRLYGTV encoded by the coding sequence ATGCGTGTTCACGTGGCCGACCACCCTCTCATCACTCACAAGCTCTCGGTACTGCGCGATGCGCGCACGCCGTCGCCGGTCTTCCGGCAGCTCACGGAGGAGCTCGTCACGCTGCTCGCGTACGAGGCGACACGCAACGTGAAGGTCAGCCCGATCGAGATCACGACCCCGGTGACCACCACGACGGGCGTGAAGATCTCGGAGCCGCGACCGATCGTCGTGCCGATCCTGCGTGCCGGTCTCGGCATGCTCGAAGGCCTCGTGAAGCTGCTCCCGACCGCCGAGGTCGGCTTTCTCGGCATGGTGCGCGACGAGACCACGTTCGAGCCGACGACCTACGCCGAGCGTCTGCCCGACGATCTGAGCGACCGTCAGTGCTTCGCGATCGACCCGATGCTCGCGACCGGGGGTTCGCTGGCCGCCGCGATCCAGTTCCTGTTCGACCGCGGTGCGAAGGACGTCACGGCGATCTGCCTGCTCGGCACCCCGGAGGGCGTCGCCGCGATCGAGGCGATGGCGGGCGACCGCGATGTGACCCTCGTGCTCGGCGCGCTCGACGAGCGCCTCGACGAGAAGGGGTACATCGTGCCCGGACTCGGCGACGCCGGCGATCGGCTCTACGGCACGGTCTGA
- the tadA gene encoding tRNA adenosine(34) deaminase TadA, protein MTAADDLAMQRALVLAAEAAAASEIPVGAVVIDGGGRIIAEGRNTREETHDPTGHAEIEALRRAAASVGSWNLDGHTLVVTLEPCIMCAGAILQSRVGRVVFGAWDDKAGAAGSMYDVLRDRRLPYRAEVIGGVQADAATAVLRSFFEQRR, encoded by the coding sequence ATGACCGCTGCAGATGACCTCGCGATGCAGCGCGCCCTCGTGCTCGCCGCCGAGGCGGCCGCGGCATCCGAGATCCCCGTCGGTGCCGTCGTGATCGACGGGGGAGGGCGGATCATCGCCGAAGGGCGCAACACCCGCGAGGAGACCCACGATCCGACCGGTCACGCCGAGATCGAGGCGCTGCGGCGCGCGGCGGCGTCCGTCGGTTCCTGGAACCTCGATGGGCACACGCTCGTGGTCACCCTCGAGCCGTGCATCATGTGTGCCGGTGCCATCCTGCAGTCCCGCGTCGGCCGTGTGGTGTTCGGAGCCTGGGACGACAAGGCCGGCGCGGCCGGGTCCATGTACGACGTGCTGCGCGATCGCCGGCTGCCTTACCGGGCCGAGGTCATCGGCGGTGTCCAGGCCGACGCGGCCACAGCGGTGCTGCGTTCGTTCTTCGAGCAGCGTCGCTGA
- a CDS encoding cation diffusion facilitator family transporter, whose protein sequence is MSASGGNKAIVAAFLANMGIALAKFIAWALSGSASMLAEAIHSVADSGNQLLLMLGGRKARREADRAHPFGYGRERYVYAFVVSIILFSVGGLFAIYEGVEKLTNPHELDKTWWWLPLVVLVVAIGLESFSLRTAVRESNLVREKGQSWVSFVRRSKAPELPVVLLEDVGALTGLTFALLGVGLTLITGNPMFDALGTVMIGVLLVLIAIVLGVETKSLLVGEGATQADHDRIVDAINAGDEIEKIIHMKTLYLGPDELMVAAKIALNADKPLREAADDINAIEARIREAVPVARIVYIEPDVYRPAIDPEPSTDVFVLKSSD, encoded by the coding sequence ATGAGTGCATCCGGAGGCAACAAGGCCATCGTCGCGGCGTTCCTGGCGAACATGGGCATCGCCCTCGCGAAGTTCATCGCCTGGGCCCTCTCCGGGTCTGCCTCGATGCTCGCGGAGGCGATCCACTCCGTCGCCGACTCCGGAAACCAGCTGCTGCTGATGCTGGGAGGGCGCAAGGCCCGACGCGAGGCCGACCGTGCGCACCCGTTCGGGTACGGGCGAGAGCGCTACGTCTACGCCTTCGTCGTCTCGATCATCCTCTTCTCGGTCGGCGGCCTCTTCGCGATCTACGAAGGCGTCGAGAAGCTCACGAATCCGCACGAGCTCGACAAGACGTGGTGGTGGCTGCCGCTCGTCGTGCTCGTCGTCGCGATCGGGCTCGAATCCTTCTCGCTGCGCACCGCCGTGCGCGAGAGCAACCTCGTGCGGGAGAAGGGCCAGTCGTGGGTGTCGTTCGTGCGTCGTTCGAAGGCACCTGAGCTCCCGGTCGTGCTGCTCGAAGACGTGGGAGCGCTGACCGGCCTCACGTTCGCCCTTCTCGGCGTCGGCCTCACCCTCATCACGGGCAACCCGATGTTCGATGCACTCGGCACCGTGATGATCGGTGTGCTGCTGGTGCTGATCGCGATCGTACTGGGCGTCGAGACGAAGAGCCTCCTGGTCGGTGAAGGCGCGACGCAGGCGGACCACGACCGTATCGTGGACGCGATCAACGCGGGCGATGAGATCGAGAAGATCATCCACATGAAGACGCTCTACCTCGGCCCGGACGAGCTGATGGTCGCCGCGAAGATCGCGCTGAACGCCGACAAGCCGCTGCGCGAGGCCGCCGACGACATCAACGCGATCGAGGCCCGTATCCGCGAGGCCGTTCCGGTGGCGCGGATCGTCTACATCGAGCCCGACGTGTACCGCCCGGCGATCGACCCCGAGCCCTCGACCGACGTCTTCGTGCTGAAGTCGTCCGACTGA
- the proC gene encoding pyrroline-5-carboxylate reductase, which translates to MADSLPSLAFLGAGSMGGAILRGVVASGIPIDGGIAATNRTAEKAEAFAGLDGVTSIALAERPDGNAEAVEGARIVLVGVKPAMVPDLLREIAPHLAADTIVVSVAAGVTLQTFADVLGADARVIRSMPNTPSTVRKGVTGIAAGAAVSDDDLALVRRLFQTVGAVVEVPESQIDALSTISGSGPAYVYLLIEEFTKAAVGMGFDDADARLMVEQTFIGATALLDASGEDPTELRRRVTSPKGTTERAVAVLQDAHLERTFADAAAAALARARELAAGA; encoded by the coding sequence ATGGCTGACTCGCTTCCTTCGCTCGCTTTCCTCGGTGCCGGCTCGATGGGTGGTGCGATCCTCCGTGGGGTGGTCGCCTCGGGTATCCCCATCGACGGCGGCATCGCCGCGACGAACCGCACCGCGGAGAAGGCGGAGGCCTTCGCCGGACTCGACGGCGTCACGAGCATCGCGCTCGCCGAGCGGCCGGACGGCAATGCCGAGGCGGTGGAGGGCGCCCGCATCGTGCTGGTCGGCGTGAAGCCGGCCATGGTGCCCGACCTGCTCCGCGAGATCGCCCCGCACCTCGCCGCCGACACGATCGTGGTGAGCGTCGCCGCCGGCGTCACGCTGCAGACCTTCGCCGACGTGCTCGGTGCGGATGCCCGCGTCATCCGCTCGATGCCCAACACCCCGTCGACCGTCCGCAAGGGGGTCACGGGAATCGCGGCAGGCGCCGCGGTCTCGGACGACGACCTGGCTCTGGTGCGTCGCCTCTTCCAGACCGTCGGAGCCGTGGTCGAGGTGCCCGAGTCGCAGATCGATGCGCTGTCGACGATCTCGGGTTCCGGTCCGGCGTACGTCTACCTGCTGATCGAGGAGTTCACGAAGGCCGCCGTCGGCATGGGGTTCGACGACGCCGATGCCCGCCTGATGGTCGAGCAGACGTTCATCGGCGCGACGGCGCTGCTCGACGCCTCGGGCGAGGACCCGACGGAACTTCGTCGTCGGGTCACCAGTCCGAAGGGGACGACCGAGCGTGCGGTCGCCGTGCTGCAGGACGCGCATCTCGAGCGCACCTTCGCCGATGCCGCCGCTGCGGCTCTCGCGCGTGCCAGGGAACTCGCCGCCGGAGCGTGA
- a CDS encoding DUF1905 domain-containing protein, producing MQLRIEGAIWYWRGPAPFHFVTVPAAESELIHEIASVVTYGWGMIPASVTVGETTVTTALWPKDGGYIVPIKKALQDREGVGADDVVEITLDIDA from the coding sequence ATGCAGCTGCGGATCGAGGGCGCGATCTGGTACTGGCGGGGTCCTGCGCCCTTCCATTTCGTCACGGTGCCGGCCGCCGAGAGCGAGCTGATCCACGAGATCGCTTCCGTCGTCACGTACGGGTGGGGCATGATCCCCGCATCGGTCACTGTCGGTGAGACCACGGTGACCACCGCCCTGTGGCCGAAGGACGGCGGGTACATCGTGCCGATCAAGAAGGCGCTCCAGGACCGCGAGGGCGTCGGAGCGGACGACGTGGTCGAGATCACCCTCGACATCGACGCCTGA
- a CDS encoding ABC transporter ATP-binding protein, with translation MTDHTAAPPVLALRGLRKQFGQKVAVDSLSLDVPAGSMLGLLGPNGAGKTTTLAMATGLLRPDAGTAWVLGADVWQNPAEAKARMGVLPDGIRMLDRLTGAELLRYTGLLRGMAEADVVSRTVDLLEALGLADARDTLVVDYSAGMRKKIGLACALIHAPRLLILDEPLEAVDPVSGETIRQILRSFVDGGGTVVLSSHVMELVESMCDRVAIVAEGRLLAHGPLDEVRAGLSLQQRFLTLVGAHDLGTETLAWLRSS, from the coding sequence ATGACCGACCACACCGCGGCTCCTCCCGTCCTCGCCCTTCGCGGGCTTCGCAAGCAGTTCGGGCAGAAGGTCGCCGTCGACAGTCTCTCCCTCGACGTGCCGGCCGGATCCATGCTGGGGCTGCTCGGCCCGAACGGGGCGGGCAAGACCACCACCCTCGCGATGGCCACGGGCCTGCTGCGTCCCGATGCGGGAACCGCCTGGGTGCTCGGTGCGGACGTGTGGCAGAACCCCGCCGAGGCGAAGGCGCGTATGGGCGTGCTGCCCGACGGCATCCGCATGCTCGACCGACTGACCGGCGCCGAGTTGCTGCGATACACCGGGCTCCTGCGCGGCATGGCCGAGGCGGACGTCGTCTCCCGGACCGTCGACCTGCTCGAGGCCCTCGGGCTCGCCGACGCCCGCGACACGCTCGTCGTCGACTACTCCGCGGGCATGCGCAAGAAGATCGGACTCGCCTGCGCGCTGATCCACGCTCCGCGCCTGCTCATCCTCGACGAGCCGCTCGAGGCCGTGGACCCGGTGTCGGGCGAGACGATCCGGCAGATCCTGCGATCGTTCGTCGACGGCGGCGGCACTGTCGTGCTTTCCAGCCACGTGATGGAACTCGTCGAATCGATGTGCGACAGAGTCGCCATCGTCGCAGAGGGACGCCTGCTCGCGCACGGCCCGCTCGACGAGGTGCGAGCCGGCCTCTCCCTGCAGCAGCGCTTCCTCACGCTCGTGGGGGCGCACGACCTCGGAACGGAGACGCTCGCATGGTTGCGCTCCTCGTAA
- a CDS encoding TrkA family potassium uptake protein yields the protein MVEVLRGDAPVLVIGLGRFGAACAGELDRLDREVLAIDDNLELVQKWSDRVTHTVQADAKNIDALRQIGAQDFQVAVVAVGSSIEASVLITANLVDLKVPQIWAKAVSQSHGKILARVGANHVIYPEREAGERVAHLVSGRMLDFIRFDDDFVLAKMYPPKFIRGVGLNESGVRSKYKVTVVGVKSPGKPFRYAEANTIVTNHDLIIVSGTNSDIERFAGLDR from the coding sequence TTGGTTGAAGTCCTGCGGGGCGACGCTCCCGTCCTCGTCATCGGTCTCGGCAGGTTCGGCGCTGCCTGCGCCGGAGAGCTCGATCGCCTCGACCGCGAGGTGCTCGCGATCGACGACAACCTCGAACTCGTGCAGAAGTGGTCCGACCGGGTCACGCACACCGTGCAGGCCGACGCGAAGAACATCGACGCGCTGCGTCAGATCGGCGCCCAGGACTTCCAGGTCGCGGTCGTCGCCGTCGGATCCTCGATCGAGGCGTCGGTGCTGATCACCGCGAACCTCGTCGACCTGAAGGTGCCGCAGATCTGGGCCAAGGCCGTCTCCCAGTCGCACGGCAAGATCCTCGCCCGTGTCGGCGCCAACCACGTCATCTACCCCGAGCGCGAAGCGGGTGAGCGCGTGGCGCACCTCGTGAGCGGACGGATGCTCGACTTCATCCGCTTCGACGACGACTTCGTCCTCGCCAAGATGTACCCGCCGAAGTTCATCCGCGGCGTCGGACTGAACGAGTCCGGCGTGCGATCCAAGTACAAGGTCACCGTCGTCGGGGTGAAGAGTCCGGGCAAGCCGTTCCGCTACGCCGAGGCGAACACGATCGTGACGAACCACGACCTCATCATCGTCTCGGGCACCAACAGCGACATCGAGCGCTTCGCCGGCCTCGACCGCTGA
- a CDS encoding potassium transporter TrkG: MSGIVSASSPRQSLKSAAGWVKHLVTSSPSRFAIVVFALLILVFTVLLSLPIASASGTITPLSDALFTAVSTICVTGLATVDMANYWSPFGHVVVFLGVNIGALGVLTLASLMGMLISKRLGLRAKLMAAGDTNPMRAHGGVVNESQTVRLGEVGQLLTTVAVSALIIEASLAILLYPALVMAGVDPIAALWEAPYFAAMAFTNTGFAPNDGGVAVFADDYLVLSLLMVGVFLGSIGFPVIYTLAKHVWHVKRWSLHTKLTLVTTILLFILGAAVFVILEFNNPKTFGSMDATDTTFQAFFLSAMTRSGGFNVIEMDDLNGSSLLAASMLMFVGGGSASTAGGIKVTTLAVLAIAVWSEAKGRQSVEAFGRRIPSDVQRVALSVVAWGATIVALSTIVIAQITKADISHVLFDVISAFGTVGLSTGLTAELPDSASYVMAATIFMGRVGTVTLAAAVAATSRTQYYSLPVERPIVG; this comes from the coding sequence ATGTCGGGCATCGTTTCGGCGTCGTCCCCGCGGCAGAGCCTGAAGAGTGCGGCCGGATGGGTCAAGCACCTCGTCACCTCGTCGCCGTCGCGCTTCGCGATCGTCGTCTTCGCGCTGCTGATCCTCGTGTTCACGGTTCTCCTCTCCCTGCCGATCGCCTCCGCGAGCGGCACGATCACGCCGCTGAGCGACGCTCTCTTCACCGCTGTCTCCACCATCTGCGTCACCGGACTCGCAACGGTCGACATGGCCAACTACTGGTCCCCCTTCGGACACGTCGTGGTGTTCCTCGGCGTGAACATCGGCGCCCTGGGTGTCCTCACCCTCGCGTCTCTCATGGGCATGCTGATCTCGAAGCGCCTCGGCCTGCGTGCCAAGCTGATGGCCGCCGGCGACACCAATCCGATGCGCGCGCACGGCGGCGTGGTCAACGAGAGCCAGACCGTGCGGCTCGGCGAAGTCGGCCAGCTGCTGACCACCGTCGCCGTCTCGGCGCTCATCATCGAAGCGTCGCTCGCGATCCTCCTCTATCCCGCGCTCGTGATGGCCGGGGTCGACCCAATCGCGGCGCTCTGGGAGGCGCCCTACTTCGCGGCGATGGCGTTCACGAACACCGGCTTCGCTCCCAACGACGGCGGCGTCGCGGTGTTCGCCGACGACTACCTGGTGCTCTCACTCCTCATGGTGGGCGTCTTCCTCGGCAGCATCGGCTTCCCCGTCATCTACACGCTCGCCAAGCACGTCTGGCACGTGAAGCGCTGGTCCCTGCACACCAAGCTCACCCTCGTCACGACCATCCTCCTGTTCATCCTGGGCGCGGCCGTCTTCGTCATCCTCGAGTTCAACAACCCGAAGACCTTCGGCTCCATGGACGCCACCGACACCACCTTCCAGGCGTTCTTCCTCTCGGCGATGACCAGATCCGGCGGTTTCAACGTGATCGAGATGGACGACCTGAACGGGTCCTCCCTGCTCGCGGCCAGCATGCTGATGTTCGTCGGCGGCGGCTCGGCGTCGACGGCCGGCGGCATCAAGGTGACCACCCTCGCCGTGCTCGCCATCGCCGTGTGGTCCGAGGCCAAGGGCCGTCAGTCCGTCGAGGCGTTCGGCCGCCGCATCCCGAGCGACGTGCAGCGCGTGGCCCTCAGCGTCGTCGCGTGGGGTGCCACGATCGTCGCGCTGTCGACGATCGTCATCGCCCAGATCACCAAGGCCGATATCAGCCACGTGCTGTTCGACGTGATCTCGGCGTTCGGCACGGTCGGCCTGTCGACGGGGCTCACCGCGGAACTTCCCGATTCGGCCTCGTACGTGATGGCCGCGACCATCTTCATGGGCCGCGTTGGTACAGTGACACTCGCCGCGGCGGTCGCCGCGACATCGCGAACGCAGTACTACTCACTGCCCGTGGAAAGGCCGATCGTTGGTTGA
- a CDS encoding metalloregulator ArsR/SmtB family transcription factor, which produces MTDIFDVIADGTRRDILQLLLRRTTEGEAGTSVSQIVADLGISQPTVSKHLKVLRDAELVTVREDGQRRFYSLAVEPLEVVDDWLVPFLVDAYGDSAPDIDYHAVPESAAHAAEVVGRAAASAKHVVANALKRLGA; this is translated from the coding sequence ATGACGGACATCTTCGACGTGATCGCAGACGGTACGAGGCGAGACATCCTCCAGCTCCTGCTGCGGCGCACGACCGAAGGGGAGGCCGGCACCAGCGTCAGCCAGATCGTCGCCGATCTGGGCATCAGCCAGCCCACCGTGTCGAAGCACCTGAAGGTGCTGCGCGACGCCGAGCTGGTCACCGTGCGCGAAGACGGTCAGCGCCGTTTCTACAGCCTCGCGGTCGAGCCGCTCGAAGTCGTGGACGACTGGCTGGTGCCGTTCCTGGTCGACGCCTACGGCGACAGCGCACCCGACATCGATTACCACGCGGTTCCCGAAAGCGCGGCGCATGCCGCCGAGGTCGTCGGACGGGCGGCCGCCTCCGCGAAGCACGTCGTCGCGAACGCGCTCAAGCGGCTCGGAGCGTGA
- a CDS encoding DUF2071 domain-containing protein: MNLLMRTLRGRMRRRLLLTYRVDPSVAGEMIPAPFRPQLIDGSAVGGVCLIALTELRPGWLRPRWGISTENAAHRFAVEWDEGGTTRTGVYVIERHSSDIVPVIGGGRFFPGVQRRARFDIDETDSRIQVRMQASDASVSADIEVSEEWESSLFPTVGDASRFYRAGATGWSPRRDGRGAEAVELSAARWAVEAGRVNEVRSSFFDGLPQGAAQIDSALVMRDLPVSWRRPATTRP, translated from the coding sequence ATGAACCTCCTCATGCGCACACTTCGCGGCCGTATGCGGCGCCGTCTGCTGCTGACGTATCGGGTTGATCCTTCGGTGGCCGGCGAGATGATCCCCGCCCCCTTCCGCCCGCAGCTCATCGACGGGAGCGCGGTCGGCGGGGTGTGCCTGATCGCGCTGACGGAGCTGCGTCCCGGTTGGCTGCGACCGCGGTGGGGCATCTCCACGGAGAACGCCGCGCACCGGTTCGCGGTCGAGTGGGACGAGGGCGGGACCACGCGCACGGGTGTCTACGTGATCGAGCGGCACTCCTCGGACATCGTGCCCGTCATCGGCGGGGGTCGGTTCTTCCCCGGCGTGCAGCGGCGCGCGCGGTTCGACATCGACGAGACCGACTCGCGAATCCAGGTCCGGATGCAGGCGTCCGACGCGAGCGTCTCCGCAGACATCGAGGTGTCGGAGGAATGGGAGAGCTCGCTCTTCCCGACAGTGGGCGACGCTTCACGGTTCTACCGGGCTGGCGCCACCGGCTGGTCGCCGCGACGCGACGGCAGGGGAGCGGAGGCCGTAGAGCTGTCCGCGGCGCGCTGGGCCGTGGAGGCGGGCCGCGTGAACGAGGTCAGGTCGTCGTTCTTCGACGGGCTTCCGCAGGGCGCCGCGCAGATCGACAGCGCTCTGGTGATGCGCGATCTCCCCGTCAGCTGGCGGAGACCCGCAACGACTCGCCCCTGA
- a CDS encoding ABC transporter permease, with amino-acid sequence MNITLAAPRSAAPALPAPSPRPRLRGLTAEAVFVGRSLRHSLRDGESLLMAIMLPVMLMLMFTWVFGGAIDPSGAYVDYVVPGIILTCAGFGASSTAVYVANDMRTGIIDRFRTMPLRAGAVLTGHVVASVLRNLIATAIVIGVGVLVGFRPSANAGEWVGLAALIALYILAITYLFAAIGLAAGSPEGANGYGFVLLFLPYLSSAFVPVASMPEWLQPVAATQPITPIVETIRGLLTDAPVQGEAWWATGWCVVILAIAVAWGAWLFRRKAGRR; translated from the coding sequence ATGAACATCACCCTCGCCGCCCCTCGCTCCGCGGCACCTGCCCTCCCCGCCCCTTCACCGCGCCCGCGCCTGCGAGGCCTCACCGCCGAGGCGGTGTTCGTCGGTCGCAGCCTGCGCCACTCGCTGAGGGACGGCGAATCGCTGCTCATGGCGATCATGCTGCCCGTCATGCTCATGCTCATGTTCACGTGGGTGTTCGGCGGAGCGATCGATCCGTCCGGCGCCTACGTCGACTACGTGGTGCCCGGCATCATCCTCACCTGCGCGGGGTTCGGAGCCTCCTCCACCGCCGTGTATGTCGCGAACGACATGCGCACCGGCATCATCGACCGGTTCCGCACGATGCCGCTGCGAGCGGGGGCGGTGCTGACCGGGCACGTCGTCGCGAGCGTGCTGCGCAACCTCATCGCCACGGCGATCGTGATCGGCGTAGGAGTGCTCGTGGGCTTCCGTCCGAGCGCGAACGCAGGGGAGTGGGTGGGGCTCGCCGCCCTGATCGCGCTGTACATCCTCGCGATCACGTATCTGTTCGCCGCCATCGGTCTTGCCGCAGGAAGCCCGGAAGGGGCGAACGGCTACGGCTTCGTGCTGCTCTTCCTCCCCTACCTGTCCAGTGCGTTCGTCCCGGTGGCGAGCATGCCGGAGTGGTTGCAGCCGGTTGCCGCGACTCAACCGATCACACCCATCGTGGAGACGATCCGCGGGCTGCTCACTGATGCCCCCGTGCAGGGCGAGGCATGGTGGGCGACCGGCTGGTGCGTCGTCATCCTCGCGATCGCGGTCGCCTGGGGCGCGTGGCTCTTCCGCCGCAAAGCCGGGCGACGCTGA
- a CDS encoding daunorubicin resistance protein DrrA family ABC transporter ATP-binding protein produces the protein METAIEVQGLRKAFGNKTVVDGLDFAVARGEVFALLGPNGAGKTTTINILTTLTAADAGSARVAGWDIGTQAIEVRRRISLTGQAAAVDDALSATENVVMFARLAGLGRAAARRRAADLIDQFDLTDAASRMVRTFSGGMRRRLDLALSFVVTPEVLFLDEPTTGLDTRSRRALWDIIRMLAKAGTTVFLTTQYLEEADQLADRIAVLHDGRVAALGTPAALKARVGGDTVELHDSRGELRRQIPTDGTVADLRRALDVLDEDGEDGTVTLRRPTLDDVFLAVTAPSPIDHPVKELA, from the coding sequence ATGGAGACAGCCATCGAGGTGCAGGGGCTGCGCAAGGCCTTCGGGAACAAGACCGTCGTCGACGGACTGGATTTCGCGGTCGCCCGCGGCGAGGTCTTCGCCCTGCTCGGGCCGAACGGCGCCGGCAAGACCACGACGATCAACATCCTCACCACCCTCACCGCGGCAGACGCCGGCTCGGCGCGGGTCGCCGGCTGGGACATCGGGACGCAGGCGATCGAGGTCCGGCGACGGATCAGCCTCACCGGCCAGGCGGCAGCCGTCGACGATGCACTGAGCGCGACCGAGAACGTCGTCATGTTCGCGCGGCTCGCCGGGCTCGGACGGGCAGCTGCACGACGACGTGCCGCCGACCTGATCGACCAGTTCGACCTCACGGATGCCGCCTCCCGCATGGTGCGCACGTTCTCCGGAGGAATGCGACGTCGCCTCGACCTCGCCCTGAGCTTCGTGGTGACGCCGGAGGTGCTGTTCCTCGACGAGCCCACCACAGGTCTGGACACCCGCAGCCGTCGGGCGTTGTGGGACATCATCCGCATGCTGGCGAAGGCGGGGACGACGGTCTTCCTCACCACCCAGTACCTGGAGGAGGCCGATCAGCTGGCAGACCGCATCGCGGTGCTGCATGACGGCAGGGTCGCCGCCCTCGGCACGCCTGCCGCATTGAAGGCGCGCGTCGGCGGAGACACCGTCGAACTCCACGACAGCCGCGGCGAGCTTCGCCGGCAGATCCCCACCGATGGCACGGTCGCCGATCTCCGGCGAGCGCTCGACGTGCTCGACGAAGACGGAGAGGACGGCACCGTGACCCTGCGCCGCCCCACCCTCGACGACGTGTTCCTCGCCGTCACCGCGCCTTCCCCCATCGACCACCCCGTGAAGGAGCTCGCATGA
- a CDS encoding TetR/AcrR family transcriptional regulator, giving the protein MTETEPPELPRGIALAWGVAANPQRGPKREMSVEKIVDAAVELADAEGIGAVSMAAVAARLGFTPMSLYRYVTAKDDLLLLMQEEATGLPPQSHLEADGWRGRLIALYEEQVKLYLRHPWMLSLPITGSPITPNSSAWLDAGLAALDGTALTTEERMAVALAVTGHARWCGIVQAGYTEQSRGTGLTPDEVAAHEAALFDRVITAEEFPALRRAIEDDVFTSTADPFRFAVERTLDGVAAYLAGLDRGEMHAEATEWIDVDPAELSADRRLKEARKAVREAEKALRSAHNIERQTLREARERLAKAKKSG; this is encoded by the coding sequence ATGACTGAGACGGAGCCGCCGGAGCTGCCACGCGGGATCGCGCTGGCGTGGGGTGTCGCCGCGAACCCGCAGCGTGGTCCCAAGCGCGAGATGAGCGTCGAGAAGATCGTCGACGCTGCCGTCGAGCTGGCGGACGCCGAGGGGATCGGCGCCGTGTCGATGGCCGCGGTCGCGGCGCGGCTCGGATTCACGCCGATGTCGCTGTACCGATACGTGACGGCGAAGGACGATCTGCTGCTGCTGATGCAGGAAGAGGCGACAGGGCTGCCGCCGCAGAGCCACCTCGAGGCGGACGGCTGGCGCGGACGACTGATCGCCCTGTATGAAGAGCAGGTCAAGCTCTACCTGCGCCATCCCTGGATGCTGTCCCTGCCGATCACCGGATCGCCGATCACCCCGAACAGCTCGGCCTGGCTGGATGCCGGGCTCGCCGCTCTCGACGGCACCGCGCTGACGACGGAAGAGCGCATGGCCGTCGCGCTCGCGGTGACCGGGCATGCCCGCTGGTGCGGGATCGTGCAGGCCGGCTACACCGAGCAGTCCCGCGGCACGGGACTCACCCCGGATGAGGTGGCCGCGCACGAAGCCGCTCTCTTCGATCGGGTGATCACGGCCGAGGAGTTCCCCGCGCTCCGTCGCGCGATCGAAGATGATGTGTTCACCTCGACGGCCGATCCGTTCCGGTTCGCCGTCGAGCGGACCCTCGACGGGGTCGCGGCGTACCTCGCGGGTCTCGACCGCGGAGAGATGCACGCCGAGGCGACGGAGTGGATCGACGTCGACCCGGCCGAGTTGTCGGCGGACCGCCGACTCAAAGAGGCTCGGAAGGCGGTGCGGGAGGCGGAGAAGGCTCTGCGGTCGGCGCATAATATCGAGCGCCAGACGTTGCGGGAGGCCAGGGAGCGGTTGGCGAAGGCGAAGAAGTCCGGCTGA
- a CDS encoding helix-turn-helix domain-containing protein, with amino-acid sequence MPEVPDVRFLTVAEVAELMRVSKMTVYRLVHAGELPAVRFGRSYRVPESAVADALQRPIADVG; translated from the coding sequence ATGCCCGAGGTTCCTGACGTCCGATTCCTCACGGTTGCTGAGGTCGCAGAGCTCATGCGCGTGTCCAAGATGACCGTGTATCGGCTGGTCCATGCGGGGGAGTTGCCGGCCGTCCGTTTCGGGCGCAGCTATCGCGTACCCGAGTCCGCTGTGGCTGATGCGCTGCAGCGCCCGATCGCCGACGTCGGCTGA
- a CDS encoding AURKAIP1/COX24 domain-containing protein: MGSVIKKRRKRMAKKKHRKLLRKTRHQRRNKK; the protein is encoded by the coding sequence GTGGGTTCTGTCATCAAGAAGCGCCGCAAGCGCATGGCGAAGAAGAAGCACCGCAAGCTGCTTCGTAAGACTCGCCACCAGCGTCGCAACAAGAAGTAA